Part of the Rhodopirellula islandica genome is shown below.
GCAACGTGAATGGGCGACAACCTTCGAGAAAGGCGATCTGACATGGCGGGCGGGAGGTGGGTGGGGTCTGGGGAGGGACCCTCAGCATAGCCGATTGCGGAACTCCGTTGGGGACTAATTTTCGCCCGTGCCAGATCGCCTCTCTATTGCTCGCCGCAACCGTTCAACCGAATTCGAACCAGCAGATCGTTCAGAGCCGGGCGGGCGGAGGGGGTTTCCGGCAGTTCTGACTGCACGTGGGCCTCCTCGAGTTGCCTGACCAATCGCTCAAATTCATGCGCGTGGAATTCGAGATCGGCGGCATCGAGCGTCCCTTTTTCGGGCCCGGTTTGCTTGCGAACGATCAATTGGTCGTGATGAATGGCCGCTTCAAACCCGTCGCTGAATTTGACGCGATAGGCGTGCGTGCGATCCACCGGTGACCGCACGACCACGCCGACCGCTCCCGCAGGATGAGCGATTCGATCGTTCGACGTCATGATTTCTTTCTGCGCGACGACCTGGGTACCAGGCGAATGGATCAAAGAAGGGTTGGGTGAATGGGCCATTGGATTTGACTGGCACGATGAAAGGGGGAGGGCTTGATTGTAGAGAGTGGATAGTTTGGAAGGGCCCAAGGTTCGGTGGATGTTCCCTTGGAGATGGGAGGCGAATGCTCTGGGTATCAACGTTTTTGCTTTGCCACGTCCCCTTTACGCGAGAAAAATCTTGCCGAAGGAGCGAGGATTTCGTGGGCTTGGGGCG
Proteins encoded:
- a CDS encoding nucleotidyltransferase domain-containing protein encodes the protein MTSNDRIAHPAGAVGVVVRSPVDRTHAYRVKFSDGFEAAIHHDQLIVRKQTGPEKGTLDAADLEFHAHEFERLVRQLEEAHVQSELPETPSARPALNDLLVRIRLNGCGEQ